The genomic window ATGGCGGCCCGGCCGCCGACCACGGCAACCGCGCGCGCCTGCTCGCGGCCAACCAGGCCGCAGCCGAGTTCTTCGTCGAGCGGCTGACCTCGCCCGAGGCCGAGGTCGGGCGGCGGTTCCTCGGCGAGCGCGGCTTCGACGCGGCCGCCGCGGCCCACTTCGGCGTGGGCTTCGCTCCCAAGAGCTGGGATGCGCTCACCGACCACCTGAAGGCCAAGGGGTTCACGACCGAGGAACTCAGCGCCGCGGGCCTCGTCTCGCAGGGCGACCGGGGCGTCTACGACCGGTTCCGCGGCCGGCTGATCTGGCCCATCCGCGACGTCACGGGGCAGACGGTCGGGTTCGGCGCGCGCAAGCTGCTCGAGGACGACCCCGGGCCCAAGTACCTGAACACCCCCGAGACCGCGATCTACCACAAGGCGCAGGTGCTCTACGGGCTCGATATCGCCAAGCGCGACATCGCGAAGACGCACCGCGTGGTGGTCGTCGAGGGCTACACCGACGTCATGGCCTGCCACCTCGCGGGGGTCACGACGGCGATCGCGACCTGCGGCACCTCGTTCGGCGTCGACCACATCAAGGTGCTCCGGCGCGTGCTCGGCGACGACTCCGGCGTCGGCGAAGTGGTGTTCACGTTCGACGGCGACGCAGCGGGCCAGAAGGCCGCGATGCGCGCGTTCGCCGAGGAGAAGCGGTTCGCGGCGCAGACCTTCGTGGCTGTGGCACCCGACGGGCTCGACCCGTGCGACCTGCGCCTCGCGCGCGGCGACGGCGCCGTGCGCACGCTCATCGAGACGAAGACGCCCATGTTCGAGTTCGTGATCCGGCACACGTTGTCGAGGTTCGACCTCGAGACGGTCGAGGGCCGCGTGGCGGCGCTCCGCGCGGCGGCGCCGATCGTCGCCGACCTGCGCGACCCGGCCCTCCGACCGGGATACACGCGCGAGCTCGCGCGCATGCTCGGCATGGAGCTCGGCGAGGTCGCGCGTGCCGTGCGCTCCGCGGAGGGGCGCGAGCGCGCTCCGAGCGACCGAGTCGAGGGCGCTCGGGCGTCGCGGCCCGACCGCGACGGCGCCGCGCGCCGTGACGACGGGGGAGGCCCCGACCGGCCGGGCGGTTCGCGCGGCCCCGGCGCCGCGCCATCCGAGCGGCCGTTCTCGATCGTGCAGCTGCCGAACGACCCGGCGACCCGGCTCGAACGCGACGCGCTGCAGGCCATGCTGCAGTACCCCGAGGCGGTCGGCGACGACCTGCTCCGGCAGGGCGTGGACTGCCGGTTCGGCAACCCGACGCTCGCGGTCGTGCGCGACGGCATCGCATCGGCGATGACGGCGGGCGGCGGCGCCGGCGGATCGGGCACGGCGACGGCGACCCTCACGGTCGACCGCGTGGTCGCCGAGGTGCCCGCGCCGTTCGCGTCGATCGTGCAGCAGCTCGCGGTGCTGCCCGTGCCGCAGCGCGACGACACCGAGCTGACCGCGTACGTCCGGGGCGTCGTGTCGGGACTCGTCGACCGCGAGCTGCTGCGGCAGAAGCAGGAGCTGCTGGGTCGGCTGCAGCGCACCGACCCCGGCGACCGCACCACGTTCGCGGCCATCCAGCGCGCGCTCGTCGATCTCGAACGGGAACGGCGCGCGCTCCGCGGCGACTGAGCCGTCGGCGGCCTCCGGCGGCGGCGTCGCATCCGGAATCGAGGACTGCTCACGCGCGAGCCTGCTCGGATGAGCGCAAGGTTGCAGATCGGTCACATTCCCGGCCGTGCGACCACCCCCCGAGAGCCGGGCGTCGGCCCGTGTGCTAGGTCTGGAAGATACGAGATCGCGACGCGGCGACCCCGCGCGCGATCACCTGACAGGAAGAGGTAGACGGATATGGCATCCGCATCCACGCTCCGCAGGCGGGGCCTCGTGCTCGCTGCGGGCTTCTCCGCCGCCGCACTCGCCCTCGCCGGCTGCTCCGCCGGCGGTGGCGACGAGGGTTCCTCCGGCGGCGGAACGCTCACCATCGGCACCACCGACAAGGTCACCACGCTCGACCCGGCCGGGTCGTACGACAACGGGTCCTTCGCGGTGATGAACCAGGTGTTCCCGTTCCTCATGAACACGCCGTACGGTTCCTCCGACGTCGAGCCCGACATCGCCGAGTCGGCCGAGTTCACCTCGCCGACCGAGTACACGGTGAAGCTCAAGGACGGCCTGAAGTTCACCAACGGCAACGACCTCACGGCCTCCGACGTCAAGTTCACGTTCGACCGCCAGCTCGCGATCGCCGACGACAACGGCCCCTCGTCGCTGCTCTACAACCTCGACTCGGTCGAGGCCGTCGACGACACGACGGTCGTGTTCAAGCTCAAGAGCGAGAACGACCAGATCTTCCCCCAGATCCTCTCGAGCCCGGCCGGCCCGATCGTCGACGAGGAGGTCTTCTCGCCCGACTCGCTGACCTCCGACGACGACATCGTCGCGGGCAACGCGTTCGCGGGCCAGTACGCCATCACGAGCTACGACTTCAACAACCTCGTGGCGTACAAGGCGAACCCCGACTACCAGGGCATCCTCGGTGCGCCGAAGACCGACACGGTCAACGTCAAGTACTACGCCGACGCGTCGAACATGAAGCTCGACGTCCAGGAGGGCAACATCGACGTCGCGTTCCGGAGCCTCTCCGCGACCGACATCGACGACCTCCGCGGCAACGACAAGGTCAAGGTCGTCGAGGGCCCCGGCGGTGAGATCCGCTACATCGTGTTCAACTTCAACACGCAGCCGTACGGCGCCTCCACGCCCGAGGCCGACCCGGCCAAGGCCCTCGCGGTGCGCCAGGCGGTCGCCGACCTGATCGACCGCGAGGAGATCGCGTCGCAGGTCTACAAGGACACCTACACCCCGCTGTACTCGTTCGTGCCCGACGGCCTGACCGGCGCCATCCAGCCCCTCAAGGAGCTGTACGGCGACGGCAACGGCGGCCCCGACGCCGACAAGGCCGCCAAGGCGCTCGAGGATGCCGGCGTGCAGACGCCGGTCGAGCTGAACCTGCAGTACTCGAACGACCACTACGGTCCGTCCTCGGGCGACGAGTACGCGCTGATCAAGGACCAGCTCGAGGCCTCGGGCCTGTTCACGGTGAACCTGCAGACCACCGAGTGGGTGCAGTACTCGAAGGACCGCACCGCCGACGTCTACCCCGCGTACCAGCTCGGCTGGTTCCCGGACTACTCGGACGCCGACAACTACCTGACGCCGTTCTTCCTCACCGAGAACTTCCTCGGCAACCACTACGAGAACCAGGAGGTCAACGACCTCATCCTCGAGCAGTCGGTCACCGCCGACGCGGACGCCCGCACGGCGCTCATCGAGGAGATCCAGCAGAAGGTCGCCGCCGACCTGTCGACGGTGCCCTACCTGCAGGGTGCCCAGGTCGCGGTCGTCGGATCGGACGTCTCGGGGACCGAGGACACGCTCGACGCGTCGTTCAAGTTCCGCTACGGAGCGCTCTCGAAGGGCTGAGCGCGACTAGAGTCGTTGAAGCTCTACGACGGGGGCGATCTGCAACCGCGGGTCGCCCCCGTTCCCCTGCACCCCTGAGGAACCCATGAGCACTGTTGACACCACGGCCCTCGCGGAGGGCGCCCCGCAGCCAGGACGGCCCAAACCCAAGGCCCAAGGCGGAGGACTCGGTCGGTACCTGCTGATCCGCTTCCTGCTGATCTTCCCGACCGTCTTCATCCTCGTGACCGTGGTGTTCATCGCGGTCCGCGCGACCGGCGACCCGATCACCGCCGCGCTCGGCGACCGGCTCACCGCCGAGCAGCTCGCCGAACGCATCTCGGCAGCCGGGTACGACCGCCCGATCATCGTCCAGTACCTCGAGTACCTCGGACAGATCTTCACCGGCGACTTCGGCACGACCATCAGCGACAACCGACCCGTGATCGAGGTGCTGCTGACCTACGGCGGCGCGACGCTCGAGCTCGCGTCCTACTCGCTGCTCGTCGCCTTCGTCGTCGGCATCCCGCTCGGCCTCGCCGCCGCGTATTTCCGCGACCGCGGACAGGACGCCGTGCTGCGCGTCTTCGCGATCCTCTGCTACGCCACGCCGGTGTTCTTCGCGGGCATGCTGCTGAAGCTCGTCTTCTCGGTGTGGCTCGGCTGGCTGCCGGTCGCGGGTCGTGCCTCCACCGGCGCGGAGCTGCAGATGCAGACGCTGCCCAACCCGACCGGGCTCTACACGGTCGATGCCATCCGGACCGGCGACCCCGCCGTGCTCGGCGACGTGCTCGCGCACGCCGTGCTGCCCTCGATCGCGCTCGGCCTGCTCACGGCGGGCGTGTTCCTCCGGCTCGTGCGCACGAACGTGATCGGCACGCTCGCCACCGACTACGTCGACGCGGCACGCTCGCGCGGCGTGAGCGAGTACCGGCTGCTCCGTCGTCACGCGTACCGTCCCGCGCTCATCCCGATCATCACGGTCATCGGCCTGCAGATCGCGCTGCTGCTCGCGGGTGCGGTGCTCACCGAGACCACGTTCGAATGGAAGGGACTCGGCTTCCAGCTCGCCGAGTACCTCCAGGCCCGCGACTTCGTCGCCGTGCAGGGCATCGTGGCCCTCCTCGCGGTGATCGTCGCGCTGACCAACTTCGTCGTCGACGTGCTCGCGGCGCTCATCGACCCGAGGGTGAGGTACTGACATGACCGCGGCATCCA from Agromyces aurantiacus includes these protein-coding regions:
- a CDS encoding ABC transporter permease, whose product is MSTVDTTALAEGAPQPGRPKPKAQGGGLGRYLLIRFLLIFPTVFILVTVVFIAVRATGDPITAALGDRLTAEQLAERISAAGYDRPIIVQYLEYLGQIFTGDFGTTISDNRPVIEVLLTYGGATLELASYSLLVAFVVGIPLGLAAAYFRDRGQDAVLRVFAILCYATPVFFAGMLLKLVFSVWLGWLPVAGRASTGAELQMQTLPNPTGLYTVDAIRTGDPAVLGDVLAHAVLPSIALGLLTAGVFLRLVRTNVIGTLATDYVDAARSRGVSEYRLLRRHAYRPALIPIITVIGLQIALLLAGAVLTETTFEWKGLGFQLAEYLQARDFVAVQGIVALLAVIVALTNFVVDVLAALIDPRVRY
- a CDS encoding ABC transporter substrate-binding protein, giving the protein MASASTLRRRGLVLAAGFSAAALALAGCSAGGGDEGSSGGGTLTIGTTDKVTTLDPAGSYDNGSFAVMNQVFPFLMNTPYGSSDVEPDIAESAEFTSPTEYTVKLKDGLKFTNGNDLTASDVKFTFDRQLAIADDNGPSSLLYNLDSVEAVDDTTVVFKLKSENDQIFPQILSSPAGPIVDEEVFSPDSLTSDDDIVAGNAFAGQYAITSYDFNNLVAYKANPDYQGILGAPKTDTVNVKYYADASNMKLDVQEGNIDVAFRSLSATDIDDLRGNDKVKVVEGPGGEIRYIVFNFNTQPYGASTPEADPAKALAVRQAVADLIDREEIASQVYKDTYTPLYSFVPDGLTGAIQPLKELYGDGNGGPDADKAAKALEDAGVQTPVELNLQYSNDHYGPSSGDEYALIKDQLEASGLFTVNLQTTEWVQYSKDRTADVYPAYQLGWFPDYSDADNYLTPFFLTENFLGNHYENQEVNDLILEQSVTADADARTALIEEIQQKVAADLSTVPYLQGAQVAVVGSDVSGTEDTLDASFKFRYGALSKG
- the dnaG gene encoding DNA primase, whose amino-acid sequence is MAGRIRQSDVEEVKARTNIADIIGEHVSLKSAGVGSMKGLCPFHDERSPSFHVTPQRGFYHCFGCGESGDVYTFLQRMDHVSFTEAVERLAGRIGFELHYEDGGPAADHGNRARLLAANQAAAEFFVERLTSPEAEVGRRFLGERGFDAAAAAHFGVGFAPKSWDALTDHLKAKGFTTEELSAAGLVSQGDRGVYDRFRGRLIWPIRDVTGQTVGFGARKLLEDDPGPKYLNTPETAIYHKAQVLYGLDIAKRDIAKTHRVVVVEGYTDVMACHLAGVTTAIATCGTSFGVDHIKVLRRVLGDDSGVGEVVFTFDGDAAGQKAAMRAFAEEKRFAAQTFVAVAPDGLDPCDLRLARGDGAVRTLIETKTPMFEFVIRHTLSRFDLETVEGRVAALRAAAPIVADLRDPALRPGYTRELARMLGMELGEVARAVRSAEGRERAPSDRVEGARASRPDRDGAARRDDGGGPDRPGGSRGPGAAPSERPFSIVQLPNDPATRLERDALQAMLQYPEAVGDDLLRQGVDCRFGNPTLAVVRDGIASAMTAGGGAGGSGTATATLTVDRVVAEVPAPFASIVQQLAVLPVPQRDDTELTAYVRGVVSGLVDRELLRQKQELLGRLQRTDPGDRTTFAAIQRALVDLERERRALRGD